The proteins below come from a single Mus musculus strain C57BL/6J chromosome 5, GRCm38.p6 C57BL/6J genomic window:
- the 2610524H06Rik gene encoding uncharacterized protein C12orf76 homolog precursor: protein MLRLGWMRLLPVLCSLLLGRAEAPSPGLPPEQSRSYEVLRRQSLDLSNYLKGNWSQELDRLHKELQIQIQKLNRTRVEPVTLGGFTSWLTSAFSYFKEWVGVILFGAAICCGLVFVLQLVYKFRTQQKRDKVIITQALP from the exons ATGCTGCGCTTAGGATGGATGCGGCTGTTGCCCGTGCTCTGCAGCCTCCTGCTGGGGCGAGCCGAGGCCCCGAGCCCCGGGTTGCCGCCGGAGCAGAGCCGGTCCTACGAGGTGCTGCGGAGGCAGAGCCTGG atttatcgaattatctgaaggggaactggtcgcaggagctggacaGGTTGCACAAGGAGCTGCAAATACAGATCCAGAAGCTTAAtcgaaccagagtggaaccagtgacccttggaggctttacctcttggcttacctctgcattttcttactttaaggaatgggtgggagtgattttgtttggtgctgctatatgctgtggactggtatTCGTGCTTCAGTTGGTTtacaaattcagaacccaacaaaaacgtgacaaggtgattataactcaagcacttccctga